Genomic segment of Malania oleifera isolate guangnan ecotype guangnan chromosome 7, ASM2987363v1, whole genome shotgun sequence:
TTTTGTTTGACaaggaaggaaaggaaaataaaagaaagctCACTTTCCTTTATATTTTCTCTTCTTATTAGAcactattaaaaagaaaaatttattctaatatgattaaaaattgagaaaatcaaATGCTAGTGATATGTGAAATCAAATTTTGTTTATTAAATTTGttatatgttttattttctttctcatttttcttgataaccaaacatgaaaaagtgtattccttcaaaatttcttttcctttatctaaTGTTTTCCAAGTCCCAAACAAGGCCGATGAGGTACACTAATCCATCTAGTATTGTCAATTGAAGAATTATACTAATCCATCATAGCATTCTCATGTCTATAACCTTTATTTTTTTGGATGTTGTTATTAGTTGCTCGACATTTTGATTGATGTAGCATGACTGGTCTTATAACCATCCTAtaacactttaaaaaaaaaagttttaaatgtatTTTATGATAGCACAAAACACATCCGAACACTTTTCTTCTTACTTAATATGCTTTAATTCTAtttattaactttttttttcaattttacccACTATAATAAATTCAACGGACTGAAATCTGCTGATATTAGGAagttcttgaccatcaagtttaatattttgTGTCATCCCTCCTATAATGACCAAAATTGCATTTCAAGTATTTAGCCAGTCTTGAAACCTCCATATTCTAAAGTTTCTCctcataattctaacttagaacTTACCTCACTTCAAGTTTCATCAATGAAGACAACATCTACCATCAAACCTCATTTTAGGTATGCCTTGTAAGTTCATTCATAATTGAAGCAGCAAGACAAGGATTAAGATAGACGCTTGATATGTGCTTATTGTGATGGGAAATTCTGTAAACTCTCTGCCAAATCCCCCCCTCCCGACCCCCAAGCGGGCCCTAACACTTCTCATTACCTCATCACACGAATCTTTAGTGACATCTATATACCTACTAAATACCCCATTGGGTCTTCATTAGATTCCTATCAcaggctttctctaggtcaattaAAACCATGTGctagtctctcttcttttcccagTAATCTTGGTGATAGATATATAGCCTCTAGGTTGATTTCCTGATCAAACTAATTTTATGAAACTCTTATTTCTAACCTTTGTCCTTGTTCAATTCTACTTGTGTACACTTGGGGTCTTAACTCTTTCCACATGCAATTATTGCCAAGCTTGGATAAAGGAGCAATGTATTATGTAGTTGATAGCTGAAAGCTTGTTATGTAGTTGATTgctgaaatgaaataaaaaatgaaaagtgatcttaaaaaaaaaaaagctaaaaaacTTAATGGTTAACCGTAATTCATATTGGTTCAGTTTCAGTCTGGGTCTCAGTTTTTTGGTAATTTTCTTACTATGGTAATTTTCTTACAACCCTACCAGCAAATTGAAGTTCTCCTCTCCACCCAAACCCCCTCCTTCCCAAAACATACACAAAAGACCTCAATTAATAtgatcataagctttctcaatgtaaagttaaaaaaaaaaaaaaataggattcCATATTTTTAATTCTAGTGTAAACCACCTCATTAGCAAGAAGAGCTGTATCTAATATCTGTCTACCCTCAATGACTGCATTTTGATTCTCACCATTACCTTCCTATCATCATTTCAATTTTCTACTTTTCTTCTTGATTCTGTTTGCCAAAACCTAAGCCAGGATGTTGTTTTTGTTGATACTTCCCACAAGGCTAATTGGGGGATAATCCTTAGCAACAGCTCCACTCTTCTTGAGAATCAAAATTGTACAAGTTTAGACTTGAAACCACTCACCCGGAGTAAAGTTCCTAACTTCCTGCAGCAATTTCATCACATCTTCCCCTACTTTCCTCCGTTGTGCTGAAAAATGCTAAGGAGAAACCATAAGGACTTGGGGCTTTATTTCCATTAAGATATCTGGAGCTGCCACCCTACAAAAAATATACATGGACACGTGTCAAGACAGGAAGGCTTCTAGGGTTTCACAAAAACCCCCAcgctgcatttgggagcatggattttaaGCCTTGGATCTGGATTTagacaaaattcaatacaaaattgtattgaattttgtccaaatccacgcaaatccaaatccaaggcctttCCCACTTAAGTTTCTATATAATTAATCTCtatgaaattgtattgaattttttccatatccacataaatccaaatccaaggccgtTCCCTAACTTAAGTTTCTATATAATTAATCTCtatgaaattgtattgaatttttcccaaatccatataaatccaaatccaaggcctttCCCAAACTTAGGTTTCTCTATAATTAGTCTCTATGGACTCTCTAAAGGCCTCAAGAAACAAACAACAAAAATTGGAGAGAAGGCACACTTCAACAACATAACCTCCACTGTTCAGCCTGTCCAATGTGGGTGCAATAGAGGTGCCCTCTTTGAAGAGATTATTATGGTAGGCTTTGATCCCCCATCTTAATTCATTCTTCTTCTGTGAGAACTAAGAAGCTTCCCATTAACCTCCAATGGTTCAATGAATTCTCTTTTTTAGCACAAAACTGATTTGGACAAGGAGTGGAAGGTAattgtgtaaaaataaaagcaataaaagagaagaaaatttgTTTTGGGGGTTTATGATATGTCTAGAATTGTGTGAGATGGATTCATATTGATTTGTTAGACTCACAAGGTGAATCAATAGATTTGGCAACGATTCAGTTGTTTTAGATTCTCTAGTAAGGTTCAAATTGACTTGTGGAATTGATACGAATATATGAATCTAATTGCGAATTGTACAATTccaaccatggttttaaataacggccgttacgtagcgtaacggccgatacgtaacggaaATCAGAGGGCccgaaaccgatacgggccgatatcgcggttcggaaaaaattcacggccgtaacggccgttacggaggCGTAACGGCACGTAACGGCTGATACTCCAACGTTACATGTCGTAacgtccgttacggaccgttacatggccgacaggTAGCATATTCGCTGACGGGCAGCAGGCAGCAacgctgctttccccctctccccagtccccacacccatctgccattcaaaggCTAAAAAGGAAAGTTacaaactgaccttgaaaatttgttggccttcggcaataagaaggcttcgaGGCTACCGAGCAGATCTACTCAGAATTGCAGACTTGCAGTTCCAGGCTTCCAGTTCCAGCAACTTGGCGAGTCACCGGCGACGGAAAAAGGTCTGCAGCAGCTCCGCCAGTCATCGCAGTCGCACCAGCCAGCCTCTCGATTTCAGCTTCGGAGActcggagcttggagtcatcTCTGGCTCGCTGCTTTTGCTTCGCTCCTTCGACTGTTCGAGGCTCCTCTGAGTTCCCTCGAATCCCTCCTCTCTCTCGGTCTGACTCGACTACAGGCCTCAGCGTATGAGACACTCTAAcacccacagcacttttcattatgttttttttgttttttaaattatattttgttgcacCACAGGCCACAGCCCTTTTCATTCCTTTCAttctgtttattttttaaaattatattttgttgtaaaataggtttgttaaattgaattaaaaaaaaagtaatttaatagagtaaaaaattagaaatcattaataattatgtaaaataaaattttcttaatttataaatattttaattgtattatattttttaaaagataattatgaaaattaattccatgacatagcaagcaattattaatattatataattaatattttttaaggttagtaaataattaatatttaccaataataattgaagccttttttataataatatttgaatatcaataatccactactgcattcaccatctaaacaaagcattaaaataatgtatgtacacaagacatccatgtgatggcattttatattatctaggcttaattgagctctatttttcaccattcttaaagaattccaaggaatactctgcacaattattataatatttagtcttaggatttgccaaacttatagaaataaaattaattcatggcaccaattggctaacatactatttatgtcagctggataaagtggtcattttgataaagaagatatcatattcactcccatctattgaaaaaatattaaataatattcatattataaaagaaaaaaaaattaaataacatctgtcacccattttatgttacatgtgtatctacttgccatttcttgagtaggttgaccctatttattaatattttttaagttttaaaacattattttgaccttaaatttaaaattaggtaaaataaatgtttacatctattttttgtttttagttatcaaataaagtaaaaattaataacttaataaaaaaaaattaatctaatagttaatacattaataaatttgatttttactaattactactagaatttgtagaaaattttaattttaatccatatactgagaaaatgtttaaaaaattaaatagtcaatttgtaatgtatggatctctatttgtgatgctatgatgtatatgaaaatagagtaaaaatctttttcacttgttaatttcttatagttataaatgaaaataaaatcaagctataaaaaataatgaaaatatctttttaaagataaaggaatatattttttttgtaataaaatatctaatattttataattttgtttatttaaatataaaaataataaacattacttattatttttaatcaaatattatacttatttttacgtaataagtatttaaaattaggactatttagtacttattatttaatatttactaaattactaattatattattcctgtcattgtaggaaggttgtaagttgtaactttgtattttctttatattttgtgtagagatcatcaaattaagtctatcaatatgtcacgtgatagaggaaatgaaaacttacctagtgaagatattggatggcattttggtactgcggtagacggtaataaacatgttattatgtgtaaattatgtgggaagataatcaaagggggcattacacgcttgaaacaacacttggcacataaaaagggtcaagtagctggatgctcaaatgtgaccacacaagtaagagaacaaatgatgaaacatctacaacagtatgctgagaagaaaagagataaacaaaaaaggcaagaagaagcagaagcccaaattagaggagattttgagaatttgagcgatgaagaagacttggaagaagaaagtatgagatttgctcgacaagaaagcatgcgatcacaacaacaatgggaagatagacaaagatttcgagcaagaacaactggaaggggtaatatttatgaagagggaggtggctctggcagtggtgctaccagtggtttcaatagagcaggagctcgatcttatagtggtcgagaagttggaggtagtggacgacaatggatcaatcctgatgcccctgaagctagactaaaggcaatggatcctattttagaaagaagcaagagtgcgaaacaaccaaaactcaacacaaagttactgaaaggtttaagaagtaaattaggaaaagcggttggaaaattcctaatttataatcggattccagcgaatgtagctgactctccatttatgcagcctatgcttgatattgctgcagaggttggaaagggggtgaagggtccatcaccctatgagatatctgaaatttatttggagcaagagtatcaagaaatgaaaaattatatagcttcttttgctggaatttggaaggaaagaggtgtaacacttatgtgtgatggttggtcaggaccaactagaaaacacattataaactttttagtttattgtgatagaggcaccgtgtttcataaatcagttgatgcctctgatgtgccaagcagaacagctgaatattatttcaggtaattttctaattttaattgtatatacaaatagtattatggacttgcatgtttttaattaaatagtagtaattattgaatatataatttcatttcagattaatggatgaggtggttgaagaaattggagaggagaatgttgtccaagtagtaactgataatgaagctgcaatgaaggcaggaggaaaattattaatgcagaagaggcccaatctctattggacagcatgtgcagctcattgcatagaccttattcttgaagatattggtaagaaaagtaacgtgaagaaggtcttagaagatgcaagaacaataacctcatttatttacaaccacacatggacagtgaatttcatgaagaaattcacaaataatagagagttacttcgccctgccatcactcgatttgccacaaatttcattgctttggagactattgtcaggcataaacaagcactaagggaaatgtttacatctgatgcttggaaaaactcaaggtttggaatggcaaaatcaggcccagcatatgattcaaagaaaattatcttaggcaaagagttttggcaaaaggcctctgatataattaaagtgcaagaacccttggtgaaagttcttaaattggttgatggtgatgaaaaaccaaccatgggcttcatatacgaggcaattgatagggcgaagttggccattcaaaaagattgccggttttacaaagactattggaaaattattgacaaccggtggagttttcagttgcaccaagatttgcacgctgctggtaagtgtaaatcaaatacaatttcttattattttaacttttaaattatgcatagttgcattagaaaactattgattaatatgtttctaaatttaattgtagggtattttttgaacccacaatttctttatggtgccccaccctctcctgaagttgctagagaagtcatggatggagttaaaaaagtgataaccaagttggtacccgatatagatactcaaattcgggctattaatcaagtaagtatttgttccattaaattgaataatgaattgttctagtattctgtaatactttcaagaataattattaatacatctaattaattaattatatttcacaatcatcattttttagttgttgctatatcgagataggcaggagacttttggaaccccgttggctcaaagggcagtgaaacaaacaaatcctggtaaatatggctatatagctaaataatggaaaattactctattttctctctttgtgttcaaatttgacttttgaaatacgctatactaacataaaactctttttaattattcatgcagctgaatggtggattcattatggcttgtgtgctcctgagctccaaagaatagcaattagagttcttagccagaccacatcagcttcgaactgtgagcgtaattggagcacctttagcctcatccatacgaaaacaagaaatagattaaagtatatgagactacaaaaacttgttttcgtacattacaacatgaggttaaagttaagacgtacaatgagaagaagccaacgagaaattgaagagggtttcaatcctatcaatttggactacattttcgaagaagatgatcctttaagtcaatggttagaggagagagagacaccactactcgatggtcaggacaattcaaattggttaaatgaagaggttggtggtactacagaaggaggtgatcaaccaccaataaacgcgcatgatgattcaggttcaagccctgaacgtacacaaagtgatgacaatcttggtttgagcccaccaagtgatgatgatggtaatagtggtgctggagctggggttggggggggtggcagtggtggtggtggaggcggcggtgtagaatataattatggatatgatacagggacatcatttggaagggatatatatccttctgatccttatggattacatgacatacctgaaaattatgacttgggtattcctccagggaaccaatcttcacaacccaggagaaggaggagtgctcgtggtgaccctagcgattctactgaagattcatatggtgtggttcgtagttttggcgactttggtttagatggttcatcatcacaatcatttggatctcatccagcatatccacattatgcatctcgtgactcacatttttatcccagtggattaggaatctcaggatctagtgagtcttcttctacacactacccagagccagcccctgccccaacttatagacattattcaggagaattttcatcaccagtacattttcaagagcaacaacaaaatgatgcaaacttgggttcattcaactatgtatttccacaaggatggggagataatttcccatcccaatctcaagatacagatgcaaattatgaagaccctccacgtcattctttttggtggtgacatgtgttatattataaatttgtaatattgtattcatgtattttcaattatttattgatatttgatattaatcactttttaaattcatgtatgtgtaatgtgtatattgagtattaagtctattgagtattgattcatttttagtaactttatgacttaaattaattgattcttacatttctacatctttttactcattaaagtaatgtaaactataaaaaaatatgcttttttttgtaaacagcgcactaaaattaatataaaaatcataatgcctattaaaaagcatttgtaggttgaatgaaagccttcaaaattcattaaaaatcatgtattaatggatttcatgcttattttttaattttcgcatggttgtgcatgcgtgaaaaaaattcacgaccgttacgcccgcttcccgttacgtaacacccgcgtctcccgcgacccgcgacacccgcgaccgtttcgcgacgttacccgcgaccgcgatttcgaaccatgattCCAACAACTACACATATGAGCATTTATCAATTTGTGAATGAATTTTGCTTTTTTGATGCCTTGAGATATAGAGCCCTAGGTTCCAGCCTCCAAGATCTCTCATCCTCTCCACAATCTAGTCCAGCTCTCTTTTAATGCCAATCCTTCTAATTACACTCTGTGTATTCTCTTTGATCCAGATTAAATAATCTCTTCAATCAGCTTCTTTTTTTTCTAACATAAGGAGCACCCACTACTTCCCTGGTTCCTAACTTTTAACTTCTGCTTTtgagattttaattttttctatcaCAATAGCACTGGTAGTGTACcttctattttaattttaattgtaacTTATTTTTTATGCATACAATGTTTACTTGTTTGAGGCTCTTAGTAGTTTTTTAGACAACTGAGGATGGATATCTTTTGATGGTTCTATGATCTACTTGGACCTGGATGCTATGATTGATGATATGATTGGTTATTTTGTAGCATTGACTATGGTCAACATGATTTTCTGGATGTGCTCTCCTCGCCAGCTAAACAGTCTTTCCAAAGATACTGAAGTTATGAAATATTAGTTTCTTTGCAATGAATTGAAAGGCTGCAATACAAAATTCCTAAAGTTTAGGATCTGCTTGGTTAAGCTTTTAAATGTCTTTTCTATCCAAAGGATAcatgaaatatattttaaaaaatgttttattagttgtttGTCATTTTTTACAAAACTGATTTTAGGATTATATCCCTAAAAATACTTGTTTTCTAGGATTTTATGAAATGGTGTTTTCTATAAATTTAGGTACAATCCAATACTCACTATCCGTTCTCATTGCATTGTTCCACTACTGCCCACCACTGTCAACCCCCTCCATGCACTCTTGCTGACCACCACCCATTGTACGCCACTGCTGCAGCCACTAATACTCACCACCACCCACTGGCCTGCCATCTCCCACCCCTCACCCTCACTACTATTATCACTCACCAGTCACCACCAGCCACAGCCACCAATAACTGTCCACCATATcggttgactttttgagttcgatccctattttgataatgacaaaacaaaagtaacttatgtgtgtgtttagtGCTTGAGCAAATTTacaatttagcacacataaggtAAAGGAAAAATAGAAGCCAGGAGTAACTTAAAAGCCTATACagtttggcatattccatggaaaagTGAAGAACAAAAGAAGTGAAGACAtagtttttatttgtaatgcatttagtgcTTCATTTGTAATATtgcatgatatgatgctaagctcaatagccgaccatagactgaccttatgGGACTAACGTTTTCACGAAAAACCTTTTACATAAAATTACTaaactcatacaaaggttttaagatgtttttgaaaatatatcaagGCCAAAATTCAAACTCCATAAGGACCCTAGTTGACCGTACCTTTCATGCATTATTATGCCTAGTTGATTGGCCATTCATTTAGGCCAATCTTGTAAAGCCCCGGCCGACTGGCCCATTTAATGCATATGAATCCTAGTCAACCGGTTATTCACTCTAGCCAGTTTTGTAAGCCCCAGCCGACCGGTCTATATTTTGGCTTCTGAATCACAGTCGATCGGATCTTGGTGCTAGCATACTGTTTCTCAAGGATTTTAAAATCGCCCGAGACTAGTTggtcggacctctcgggttggccaatttTTGAAGCCAAAAACtgtcaaaaaattcaaaaataatattattttaatcccCTAATGGCTAGTTAACGGTTAGAATTTAAAAATCTCTATGAATATTAGCCGAAAGCTCTTAAATTGGTTGTTGATTTCATTGATTtatattctttcatttattgggcatttattttcaatATCAAAGCTCTCTTCtactcttcatttgcaaaaatatttttgaagagtaTATATTCTAGTTTCTCTCACACCTtcttttgaaaaactcttttgtAGAGAAATCATTCATTTGAAATCTTTGAGCGTTCTTTTTTTTATACACACATCTTAAACTCAAAGATCACTTACTCACactctttattgcaaaaatatttttgagagcatattcatatttctcctacatctctcttttgaaaaatcttttatgAGAAAATCTTGAGGTTATAACAagtaagctttgagcatatataatttatatatacttGCTTCAGAAGCTTGtttttttttagatttcaaagttcaaatttctcctataCACTatgttttgaaaaatcttttggagaaATTTGTAAGGTTTCTTGgaaaaggcttgagcttatattcaagttCATATATCTAGCTTGAaagtcttttattttattttgtgttAATCTCAAAGATCTAACTCTCCTATACACTTCATCATTGAAAATTTGTGgagaaaatctttgagtaaatcaagagtgctttgagcaatatattcatttatatatttttgtttaGAAAGCctcttgtattttgattttacCAAAGGTTAATCTTGAAGGAAAAACAATTTCCAAACTCTCagtcttgaaaaattattttgagagaaaaactCTAACTCTATTGAGTTTCATCTTACATATCATTTGATAGTGCATATTGGATTATATATTATACATCTctgcttattgaagaagcattttctATTGTAcacataaattattttcatatcatttgtatccCTACGGTTCGGTACTGTGTTCCAgacgtggggtatcgcttgaggAGGAAGTGCTCCATCCTataaggagtggttgtaacggTTTGGCTTCGCACAGTTAAAGGAGCTAGGGGGACTCCATCCTGTAAGGAGCTGTAAACGGCTTTTTGTTCcactcggttaagtgagcagggtaGTGGAATCCTCCAGCGGGTTGACTTGAGGCAAGGAGGTGGGCGGGTACAGCCGAACCTCATAAGAATATTGTGTATGCGCTCTTTCTCCCTTCTCTAGTTACAGCACTTATATGTTGATATTTAATTCGTTGTGATTGTTatatttgctttaaatatttgcgtgcttaaatatttgtggtatttgcgattgcttagaaagaccctagatttgTGTAATACTAGCTGTAAAATAGGACACACTTGACCTAGGAAtcttttaaaatacctaattcacccccctcttgtgaatacaccattcctcacaattggtatcagagcctcgttgcacaaAGCATAAACGCCTTTGTTAAAGATCGCAATCGCTTTTGTTGGTGTATCCtcattttgtgagggacaatCATATATTAGGCCTTcaatattttgtggtgttgattacaccttgtggaaatagaaaatgagcatatttataaaatcaatggactggagggtctgacAAGTAATTGTTAAAGGAATTCGTAtgcctttgaatgaaaatgatattagtttaatgcatgcaagtTCAAATGCCATTAATAtgttatattgtgctctag
This window contains:
- the LOC131160159 gene encoding uncharacterized protein LOC131160159 is translated as MSRDRGNENLPSEDIGWHFGTAVDGNKHVIMCKLCGKIIKGGITRLKQHLAHKKGQVAGCSNVTTQVREQMMKHLQQYAEKKRDKQKRQEEAEAQIRGDFENLSDEEDLEEESMRFARQESMRSQQQWEDRQRFRARTTGRGNIYEEGGGSGSGATSGFNRAGARSYSGREVGGSGRQWINPDAPEARLKAMDPILERSKSAKQPKLNTKLLKGLRSKLGKAVGKFLIYNRIPANVADSPFMQPMLDIAAEVGKGVKGPSPYEISEIYLEQEYQEMKNYIASFAGIWKERGVTLMCDGWSGPTRKHIINFLVYCDRGTVFHKSVDASDVPSRTAEYYFR
- the LOC131160157 gene encoding uncharacterized protein LOC131160157 isoform X2, yielding MQKRPNLYWTACAAHCIDLILEDIGKKSNVKKVLEDARTITSFIYNHTWTVNFMKKFTNNRELLRPAITRFATNFIALETIVRHKQALREMFTSDAWKNSRFGMAKSGPAYDSKKIILGKEFWQKASDIIKVQEPLVKVLKLVDGDEKPTMGFIYEAIDRAKLAIQKDCRFYKDYWKIIDNRWSFQLHQDLHAAGYFLNPQFLYGAPPSPEVAREVMDGVKKVITKLVPDIDTQIRAINQLLLYRDRQETFGTPLAQRAVKQTNPAEWWIHYGLCAPELQRIAIRVLSQTTSASNCERNWSTFSLIHTKTRNRLKYMRLQKLVFVHYNMRLKLRRTMRRSQREIEEGFNPINLDYIFEEDDPLSQWLEERETPLLDGQDNSNWLNEEVGGTTEGGDQPPINAHDDSGSSPERTQSDDNLGLSPPSDDDGNSGAGAGVGGGGSGGGGGGGVEYNYGYDTGTSFGRDIYPSDPYGLHDIPENYDLGIPPGNQSSQPRRRRSARGDPSDSTEDSYGVVRSFGDFGLDGSSSQSFGSHPAYPHYASRDSHFYPSGLGISGSSESSSTHYPEPAPAPTYRHYSGEFSSPVHFQEQQQNDANLGSFNYVFPQGWGDNFPSQSQDTDANYEDPPRHSFWW